CACGCTGTTCAACGGCGGCAAGAGCGTCACGGTGATCGCCATCAGCATGGACGCCGACACGACGCAGGCCAACTGGGCCAAGGAAGCCAACCTGCCCATGACCTTCGCCAGCGATCCCAAAGGCGATGCCGGCAGATCCTACGGCGCATATCCCTGGCGCGAAGGGATGGAGAACCGGTTGCTGTACGTGGTGGCACCTGACGGGCGCATTGCCTACACGGCCAAACCATTCAAGCCACTGTCTGCCGACGCCTACACCGAACTCGGCGCGGCCGTCAAGAAAAGTGCGGGGATCAAGTGATCACCACCAAGCTCGCCGCGCTAAGCATCGCCGGCCTCGTCGCGATGGCACTGTTCGTGTCGCGCGCCGACGCGCAGGAGGCGCCGAAGGTCGGCGAACTCGCGCCGGACTTCTCGCTGCAAGGCGCCACCAAAGCTGGCGTCACCGCCAAACAACTCCGCCTCTCCGATTTTCGCGGACAGGTCGTCGTCCTGGCCTTCTTTCCCAAGGCGCGGACCAAGGGCTGAACGGTTCAAATGGAGGCGTACCGTGATCAGTACGCCACACTGTTCCACAACGGCAAAGGGGTGGCCGTCATCGGCATTAGCACCGATGCGGACACCGTGCTCGCCAACTGGGCGCGCGAAAAGAACTTTCCGGTGTACTTCGCGAGCGACGACAAAGTCGAGGTCGGCAAGCTCTATGATGCCAAGATTCCCCTCGTCAACTACGAACGCCGCAAACTGTTCGTGATTGGCCCCGACGGGCGAGTCGCGCACATTATGGATCCGTTCCGGGAGATTTCCCCGGCGGCCTACACAGAGCTCGCCGAGGCCGTGAACAAGGCGCTTCCGCCGGGTACCAAGTGACAGCCTAATGGGGCGCGCTATCTTTATAGCATGACTCGCGCCCCATTTACTGTTGCACTCATTCAGGACGCCGTGACTGGCGATCCCACGCAGACGCTCGCCTCCACCATTGTCCGCATCCGCGAAGCCGCGGCCAATGGCGCGCAAATCATCTGCCTGAAAGAGCTGTTCAACGCACCGTACTTCTGCAAAACACTCAAGCAGGAGTACTTCGACCTCGCCGAGCCCATTCCGGGGCAAACCATTGAGTTCCTGCGCGCACTCGCCGCAGAACTCGAAGTGGTGCTCGTGGTGCCGATGTACGAAAAACAGGCGCCGGGGGTGTATCGCAACTCCGCCGCCGTCATCGACGCCGACGGCACGCTCCTCGGCGTCTACCGCAAAATGCACATCCCGCACGACCCGATGTTCGAGGAGAAGTACTACTTCGCACCGGGCGATGCGACCTCCGATGGCCCCGACAGCGCCGCGGGCTTCAAGGTGTGGAAGACGCGATACGCCACCATCGGGGTGCTCATCTGCTGGGACCAGTGGTACCCAGAAGCCGCACGCATCACTGCATTGCTCGGCGCCGACGTGCTTTTGTATCCCACGGCCATCGGCTGGCATCCCGCCGAAAAGGCCGAGTGGGGCGCCGCACAGGTGGACGCCTGGCGCACGGCACAGCGCGCGCACGCGATTGCCAACGGTGTGTTTGTGGCCGCCACCAACCGGGTCGGCTTTGAACCCGAACCCGGCACCGACGGACTCGAGTTCTTTGGCCATTCGTTTGTGTGCGATCCGTACGGTCGCGTCGTCGCGGAGGCCGATACCGCACCGGCCATCGTGATGGCCAAGTGCGATCCCGCGCTCATCGAGTACACGCGCCGCAACTGGCCCTTCCTCCGCGACCGGCGCATCGACGCATACGGTCCCATCCTCAAGCGCTGGCTCGGCGCGTGAGCACCGGAACGGTGCGCTGGCCAGCCGAGTGGGAGCGGCACGACGCGACGTGGATTGCGTGGCCGCACCACGAGCCCGACTGGCCGGGGAAGTTCGCGCCCATCCCGTGGGTCTACGCCGAAATCGTGCGCGCACTCGCAGCGCACGAACGTGTGGAGATTGTGTGTCACGACCCCACCGTACTCAAGGACGCGACGCACTGCCTCGCCGCACACGGCGTAGACACCTCCCGCGTGCGGTTGCACCGCGCCCGCACCGACCGCGTGTGGATGCGCGACTCCGCCCCCACCGTGGTCTTTGACGGTCCCACCCCTACCCTCGTCAACTGGGGCTTCAACGCCTGGGCCAAGTACGACAACTACGCCGACGATGCCCGCATGGGTCAGGTGATGGCCGAAGCCACGGGCCTTGTACGCCACGAGCCCATGCGCCCCGACGGCGGCGGCCGTGTGATGCTCGAAGGCGGTGGCATCGAAACCGATGGACGCGGCACTATCCTCGTCACCGAGGAATGGCTCCTTACCGACGAACAGGTGCGCAACCCGGGACTTGGCCGCGCCGACTACGAGGCCATCTTCGCGCGCGAACTCGGCTGCTCCAAAACCCTCTGGCTCGGCGAAGGCTGTGTTGGTGATGACACGCACGGACACGTGGACGACATCGCACGCTTTGTTGCGCCTGGCGTGGTGGTGCTCGCATACGAGAGCGACCCCACCGACGACAATCACCGCCGCTCCGCCGACAATCTCCACCGCCTCGCCTCCGCCACGGATGCCACCGGCGCCCCGATTCGCACGGTGACGTTGCCATATCCGCGCGCCGTGATGATGGACGGCCAACGCCTACCGGCGAGCTACGCGAATTTTTACATCGCCAACGGCTCCGTCATTGTCCCCACGTTCAACGACCCCAACGATCGTGTGGCACTCCACACGCTCGCCGAGCTTTTTCCGGGACGCGAAATCGTCGGCATTCACGCGGTCGATCTCGTCTGGGGGCTCGGCACCCTGCACTGCCTGTCGCAGCAACAACCCGCCGCACCCCGCTGACGCAGTGCTGATGCCCCGCACCGGGTCAGTTTCGCTCCGCCTTTCCATCCTGCACATTGCAGTGTCGGCAGCCTGCCGCGTTCCTCCCCCTTCGTGTCCGACGTGAACCGAGCGCCCTTCTTGTCCGTGAACCTGTTCTCCCAGCACTCCATTCGCGGCCGCCTGATCACCGCAATGGGCGCGCTGTTGCTCCTGCTCGCCGTGGCCGGTGCATTGGGGCGTCTCTCGCTGGTCGCCCTTTCCGATAAGAGCGCCCGCGCCATGACCGACGTGCAGCAGGAGGCGCAGTCCGCGGCCCTCCTCACGTCGAGCGTCGTGCAGCAGCTGGCGGCGGGCGAGCGCTATCTGCAATCCGCTGACTCCGGTGCCCTTGAGGCGTTTCGCCGTGACGGTGTGGCGGCTCACAGCGCGCAACAGTCACTGCGCGCCAACCGCACGCTCCTAGCCAGCGATGGTGCGCTCCTGACCACCATTGACGGGCGACTCGCACAGCTTGAATCACTCCAAGACAGCGCGTTCCATCTCAAAGCGCTGCATCGTGACGCCGATGCGGTACGCACGATGACGGAGATTCGCCCCGTAGAGGCGGCACTGCTCGACGACGTGCAACAACTCGGCCTCCTCCGCGCCAAACGGCTCGAGAGCACCATCAGCACCCTCCGCAACGACGCCATTCGACGCGCCGCCGCGCTCCTCGCGGTGATCGCCGCGGCGATGCTGCTCGGGCTCGCCATTGTCTCGTGGACGTCGCGCGCCGTGTCCACACCACTGGCCCAGCTCGTGGCACACGCCAGCGCGCTGGCCAGCGGCCGACTCGACGTGCGCACCACCACCGAACTCCCCGACGAGTTCCGCGCCCTCGGCGTCGCCATGAACACGACCGCCGATTCGCTCGAACGCATTGTCGGTGCCGCACAAAGCACGGCGGTGAGCGTCACCACGTCCGCCCACGAACTGGCCAACGCCGCTGAGCAGATTTCGCTCGCTGCGGGGCAGACGGCCACCGCGATGTCGGACGTCACCGAAGGCGCCGAACAGCAGGTGTATGCGCTCCGCGGCGTGGATGACGCCCTCCACGTGATGCGCGGCCGCGCCGACGCCGTGCGCGCGGGCGCCGCCGAAGTGAAAACACTCGCCGACGACATCGAACGCTCCGCGCAAGAAAAACGCGCCGAGCTGCGACGCGCCCTCGGGCTCCTCGACGGCATTCGCACCTCCGTCGAACGCGCCTCCGCCGAAGTGCGCGAACTCACCAGCACCGCCGACAACATCAACCGCTTTGTGGCCACCGTCAGCCGTATCGCGGAGCAAACGAATCTGCTCGCGCTCAATGCCGCCATCGAAGCGGCGCGCGCGGGCGTTGCCGGTCGCGGCTTTGCCGTGGTCGCCGATGAAGTGCGCAAGCTCGCCGAACAAGCACAGACCGCCGCCGATGACGTGGTCGAACTCACCGCCGTCGTGATGGCGCGCGTTGGGAGCACCACGACGGCCATGCGCGATGGCTCGTCGCGCGTTGGGGAGATCGAAACCCTCTCGCGCGAAATCGACGCCGCCCTCTCGGCTATCGCGCTCGCCGCCGAACACACGCTGCGCGCCGCTGCCGACGTCACCATCGCCGCCGACGAAAATGTCTCCGCCGTGCTCGAAGCCAGCGGCGGCATTCAGCAGGCCACCCACACCGCCGAAAACCACGCCGCCGCCGCGCAGCAGGTCAGCGCGAGCACCGAAGAACAGAGCGCGGCCTGCGAAGAAATGAGCTCCGCCTCCGCCTCGCTGCTCGACGGCGCCAGTAAACTGCGCGACCTCGTCGCCGGCCTCCGGCAGCGCTGACCGATGGGCAAACCCGCAGTGCTGCTTCTCAGCGGCGGCCTCGACTCCACCACGCTCCTCGCATTGGCCACGCGCGATGGCTGGTCGGTAAATGCGCTCACCTTTCGCTACGGCCAACGGCACGGCGTCGAAATCGAACGCGCGCGCGCCCTCGCCGAGCACTATCACGTGGCTCGGCACGTGATCGCGGATATTGACCTGCGACAGTTCGGCGGCTCCGCACTGACCGCGGACATTGCCGTCCCCAAGGATCGCGATGCCTCCGCGATGGGCGAGGGCATTCCGGTGACGTACGTGCCGGCCCGCAACACCATCTTCATGTCGTTCGCGCTCGCCTGGGCCGAAACGCTCAACGCGCAAGACATTTTCATTGGCGTGAATGCGCTCGACTACAGCGGCTACCCCGACTGCCGCCCCGAGTACATCCACGCGTTCGAATCAATGGCCAACCTCGCCACGCGCGCCGGCGTCGAAGGCACGGCGCGACTCCACATTCGCACGCCGCTCATTGACCTCACCAAGCGCGAAATCATTGCTCTCGGTCTCTCGCTCGGCGTGGACTACGGCATGACCACCAGTTGTTACGACCCCGCGCCCAACGGAGCGGCGTGCGGCCACTGTGATGCCTGCCAGCTCCGGCGACGAGGCTTCGAGCAGGCCGGCGTGGCGGACCCCACGCCATACGCGCCGTGACCTACACCGTAAAGGAGTGCTTCTACACCCTGCAGGGTGAAGGAGCACACACCGGACGCCCCGCGGTGTTTCTCCGTTTTTCGGGATGCAATCTGTGGACGGGGCGCGAGGAAGATCGCGCGAGCGCCGTCTGCAAATTCTGCGATACCGACTTTGTTGGCGTCGGACCAGACGGCGGTAAGTTCGCGTCCGCTGCGGAACTCGCCGCGTTGGTGGCAAGCCGCTGGCCGGCGAGTGACGGCGGCGCCCACCGCTACGTGGTGTGCACCGGCGGCGAGCCCTTGCTGCAACTCGACGCGCCTCTCTTGGACGCCCTGCACGCGCGCGGCTTTGCGGTGGCGGTCGAAACCAACGGCACCCAACCTGCGCCGAGCGGCATCGACTGGATTTGCGTGAGCCCCAAAATCGGCGCGCCGTTCGTCCTCACGCGCGGTGACGAGCTGAAACTCGTCTTCCCGCAGGAAGGAGGCGACCCGGTACCCTTTGAACAGCTGGCCTTCACCCATTTCTTCCTGCAGCCCATGGACGGGCCGAACGGCGCCGCCAACACGGCGAGCGCCGTCGCCTACTGCCTCGCGCACCCGCGCTGGCGGCTCTCGGCGCAAACTCACAAGCAGATTGGAGTGCGGTAATGACGGCGATCGCCGAGGCCTTCTGCGAGTTCACGGTGGCCGCCTCCCGGCGCCTCACGGGGGTCCCTAGCGACCATCCGTGCGCTCGGATGCACGGGCACACCTTTCTGGTGCGGGTGGTGGCACGGGGCCCGATAGACCCCACCACGGGCTTTGTGGTGGATTTTGCCGACATCCAGCGAGACTGGGCACCGCTGCAGGAGGCGCTGGATCACCGATACCTGAACAACGTGCCAGGGCTCGAAAACCCCACCTCTGAGGTGCTGAGCCGCTGGATCTGGGAGCGGCTCGCCCCCACACTTCCCGCCCTCTGGGCCATTGAGGTCCGGGAAACGGGCAATTCTGGGGTAGTTTTTCGGGGCTGAAAGGGTTCCGCGGGGGGGTAAAAATGGGTAGGTTTGGTGATTCTATGACCAGCCGACGACTCCTCCTTGCCGTTTTCCTGACCGCCGCCGCGTCCGTTGCGGGGGCTCAGGGGTCTTCGGCTAAGCCAAAGGCGTCGGTCAAGGCGGTGTCCAGCAAGACATCGGCAGCGCGCAAAACGGTCATCAAGAAGCGCACTCTGGCAGCGCTGGAAGATCGCGGATCCAACCCGCGTGGCCCGTTCGCCAAGGTGTCGACTGAGCAGCGGGACTCGCTCGGCGAACACGCCCGTCAGCTGCTCGGCACCCGCTATAAGTGGGCCGGTGCCAACCCGGCGCGTGGGCTCGACTGCAGTGGCTTCGTGAAGTACGTCTTTGCCAAGCTCGGCGTCGACCTGCCGCATTCGGCCAAG
The genomic region above belongs to Gemmatimonadota bacterium and contains:
- a CDS encoding redoxin domain-containing protein, with protein sequence MLARFARHTGMALVLSATVAGAQAAPAQPEPGPKVGDMAPDFTLSGATSAGVLASPVSLSKFKGQTVIIAFFPKARTTGCTAQMTTYRDQWATLFNGGKSVTVIAISMDADTTQANWAKEANLPMTFASDPKGDAGRSYGAYPWREGMENRLLYVVAPDGRIAYTAKPFKPLSADAYTELGAAVKKSAGIK
- a CDS encoding redoxin domain-containing protein — its product is MALFVSRADAQEAPKVGELAPDFSLQGATKAGVTAKQLRLSDFRGQVVVLAFFPKARTKGUTVQMEAYRDQYATLFHNGKGVAVIGISTDADTVLANWAREKNFPVYFASDDKVEVGKLYDAKIPLVNYERRKLFVIGPDGRVAHIMDPFREISPAAYTELAEAVNKALPPGTK
- a CDS encoding carbon-nitrogen hydrolase; this encodes MTRAPFTVALIQDAVTGDPTQTLASTIVRIREAAANGAQIICLKELFNAPYFCKTLKQEYFDLAEPIPGQTIEFLRALAAELEVVLVVPMYEKQAPGVYRNSAAVIDADGTLLGVYRKMHIPHDPMFEEKYYFAPGDATSDGPDSAAGFKVWKTRYATIGVLICWDQWYPEAARITALLGADVLLYPTAIGWHPAEKAEWGAAQVDAWRTAQRAHAIANGVFVAATNRVGFEPEPGTDGLEFFGHSFVCDPYGRVVAEADTAPAIVMAKCDPALIEYTRRNWPFLRDRRIDAYGPILKRWLGA
- a CDS encoding agmatine deiminase family protein, encoding MSTGTVRWPAEWERHDATWIAWPHHEPDWPGKFAPIPWVYAEIVRALAAHERVEIVCHDPTVLKDATHCLAAHGVDTSRVRLHRARTDRVWMRDSAPTVVFDGPTPTLVNWGFNAWAKYDNYADDARMGQVMAEATGLVRHEPMRPDGGGRVMLEGGGIETDGRGTILVTEEWLLTDEQVRNPGLGRADYEAIFARELGCSKTLWLGEGCVGDDTHGHVDDIARFVAPGVVVLAYESDPTDDNHRRSADNLHRLASATDATGAPIRTVTLPYPRAVMMDGQRLPASYANFYIANGSVIVPTFNDPNDRVALHTLAELFPGREIVGIHAVDLVWGLGTLHCLSQQQPAAPR
- a CDS encoding methyl-accepting chemotaxis protein — translated: MNLFSQHSIRGRLITAMGALLLLLAVAGALGRLSLVALSDKSARAMTDVQQEAQSAALLTSSVVQQLAAGERYLQSADSGALEAFRRDGVAAHSAQQSLRANRTLLASDGALLTTIDGRLAQLESLQDSAFHLKALHRDADAVRTMTEIRPVEAALLDDVQQLGLLRAKRLESTISTLRNDAIRRAAALLAVIAAAMLLGLAIVSWTSRAVSTPLAQLVAHASALASGRLDVRTTTELPDEFRALGVAMNTTADSLERIVGAAQSTAVSVTTSAHELANAAEQISLAAGQTATAMSDVTEGAEQQVYALRGVDDALHVMRGRADAVRAGAAEVKTLADDIERSAQEKRAELRRALGLLDGIRTSVERASAEVRELTSTADNINRFVATVSRIAEQTNLLALNAAIEAARAGVAGRGFAVVADEVRKLAEQAQTAADDVVELTAVVMARVGSTTTAMRDGSSRVGEIETLSREIDAALSAIALAAEHTLRAAADVTIAADENVSAVLEASGGIQQATHTAENHAAAAQQVSASTEEQSAACEEMSSASASLLDGASKLRDLVAGLRQR
- the queC gene encoding 7-cyano-7-deazaguanine synthase QueC: MGKPAVLLLSGGLDSTTLLALATRDGWSVNALTFRYGQRHGVEIERARALAEHYHVARHVIADIDLRQFGGSALTADIAVPKDRDASAMGEGIPVTYVPARNTIFMSFALAWAETLNAQDIFIGVNALDYSGYPDCRPEYIHAFESMANLATRAGVEGTARLHIRTPLIDLTKREIIALGLSLGVDYGMTTSCYDPAPNGAACGHCDACQLRRRGFEQAGVADPTPYAP
- the queE gene encoding 7-carboxy-7-deazaguanine synthase, which gives rise to MTYTVKECFYTLQGEGAHTGRPAVFLRFSGCNLWTGREEDRASAVCKFCDTDFVGVGPDGGKFASAAELAALVASRWPASDGGAHRYVVCTGGEPLLQLDAPLLDALHARGFAVAVETNGTQPAPSGIDWICVSPKIGAPFVLTRGDELKLVFPQEGGDPVPFEQLAFTHFFLQPMDGPNGAANTASAVAYCLAHPRWRLSAQTHKQIGVR
- a CDS encoding 6-carboxytetrahydropterin synthase, with the protein product MTAIAEAFCEFTVAASRRLTGVPSDHPCARMHGHTFLVRVVARGPIDPTTGFVVDFADIQRDWAPLQEALDHRYLNNVPGLENPTSEVLSRWIWERLAPTLPALWAIEVRETGNSGVVFRG
- a CDS encoding C40 family peptidase — encoded protein: MTSRRLLLAVFLTAAASVAGAQGSSAKPKASVKAVSSKTSAARKTVIKKRTLAALEDRGSNPRGPFAKVSTEQRDSLGEHARQLLGTRYKWAGANPARGLDCSGFVKYVFAKLGVDLPHSAKELAKLGGSITKDTADMQPGDLLVFGKGKRISHVGIYIGDGIMIHASSSNKSVVETPVNKYRPAGGLQWKGVRRVLSVPGTGDDGEGPENAPANR